The following are encoded in a window of Bordetella genomosp. 10 genomic DNA:
- the zwf gene encoding glucose-6-phosphate dehydrogenase → MAARKPKPSRTEKAPPVALFLFGAHGDLVKRLLVPSLYNLTRDGLLGDALRVIGVDHNTVSDEDYRNRLADFMRENRPKAKEGGPDGDGFDPQLWDRLAPRISYLEGDFLDEETYRQIARRIEESGTHNAIFYLATAPRFFCDVVQRLADAGLLKEGEDQFRRVIIEKPFGSDLQTAQDLNARILSVMEEKQIYRIDHYLGKETVQNILVSRFANGLFEAFWNNHYVDHVQITAAETVGVETRGNFYEITGALRDMVPNHLFQLLAMVAMEPPAAFDADSVRSEKAKVVAAIRPQAPDEALRNSVRGQYTAADVDGKHLNGYREENRVAPDSTTETYVALKLWVDNWRWAGVPFYLRTGKRMSVRNTQIAICFKPAPMSPFRDTQVDELRPNYLIIQIQPDEGMWFDFQAKRPGTSLTIDNVEMGFAYADFFTMRPSTGYETLLYDCMTGDQTLFQRADNIENGWRAVHPFQEAFRDYPHVEPYAAGSDGPKAAGDLLARDGRSWHSLK, encoded by the coding sequence ATGGCAGCAAGGAAACCCAAGCCCTCGCGCACCGAGAAAGCGCCGCCCGTCGCGCTGTTCCTGTTCGGCGCGCACGGCGATCTCGTCAAGCGCCTGCTGGTGCCCTCGCTCTACAACCTGACGCGCGACGGCCTGCTGGGCGACGCGCTGCGGGTGATCGGGGTCGACCACAACACGGTCAGCGACGAGGACTACCGCAACCGGCTGGCGGACTTCATGCGCGAGAACCGTCCCAAGGCCAAGGAAGGCGGGCCGGACGGCGACGGCTTCGACCCGCAGCTCTGGGATCGCCTGGCGCCCCGGATCTCCTATCTCGAAGGCGATTTCCTGGACGAGGAAACGTACCGGCAGATCGCCAGGCGCATCGAGGAATCGGGCACGCATAACGCGATCTTCTACCTGGCCACGGCGCCGCGCTTTTTCTGCGACGTGGTGCAGCGCCTGGCCGACGCGGGCCTGCTGAAGGAAGGCGAGGACCAGTTCCGCCGCGTGATCATCGAGAAGCCGTTCGGCTCGGACCTGCAGACCGCCCAGGACCTTAACGCCCGCATTCTCTCCGTGATGGAGGAGAAGCAGATCTATCGCATCGACCATTACCTGGGCAAGGAAACGGTGCAGAACATCCTGGTCAGCCGCTTCGCCAACGGGCTGTTCGAGGCGTTCTGGAACAACCACTACGTCGATCACGTGCAGATCACCGCGGCGGAAACCGTGGGCGTGGAAACCCGCGGCAACTTCTACGAGATCACCGGCGCGCTGCGCGACATGGTGCCCAACCACCTGTTCCAGTTGCTGGCCATGGTGGCGATGGAGCCGCCCGCGGCCTTCGACGCCGATTCGGTGCGCAGCGAAAAAGCCAAGGTGGTCGCCGCCATCCGGCCGCAGGCGCCGGACGAGGCGCTGCGCAATTCCGTGCGCGGGCAGTACACCGCCGCCGACGTCGACGGCAAGCACCTGAACGGCTACCGCGAGGAAAACCGCGTGGCCCCGGACAGCACCACCGAGACCTACGTGGCGCTCAAGCTGTGGGTCGACAACTGGCGCTGGGCCGGCGTGCCCTTCTACCTGCGCACCGGCAAGCGCATGAGCGTGCGCAATACGCAGATCGCGATCTGCTTCAAGCCGGCGCCGATGTCGCCCTTCCGCGATACCCAGGTCGACGAGCTGCGGCCCAACTACCTCATCATCCAGATCCAGCCGGACGAGGGCATGTGGTTCGACTTCCAGGCCAAGCGTCCCGGCACCTCGCTGACCATCGACAACGTGGAGATGGGCTTCGCCTACGCCGACTTCTTCACCATGCGGCCGTCGACCGGCTACGAGACCCTGCTCTACGACTGCATGACGGGCGACCAGACGCTGTTCCAGCGGGCCGACAACATCGAGAACGGCTGGCGCGCGGTGCACCCCTTCCAGGAGGCCTTCCGCGACTATCCCCACGTCGAGCCCTATGCCGCCGGCAGCGACGGCCCCAAGGCCGCCGGCGACCTGCTGGCCCGGGACGGACGCTCATGGCACAGCCTGAAGTAG
- a CDS encoding bifunctional transaldolase/phosoglucose isomerase yields MSNDSNNKLRQLAQAGQAIWLDFLSRDFIANGGLAKLVAEDSLTGVTSNPSIFEKAIGHGSAYDGAMNEFLAQADADAGAVYEHLAVQDIQAAADVLRPVYDRLDGKDGYVSLEVSPYLAYDTEGTLAEARRLWRAVDRPNLMIKVPGTAQGVPAIRQLIAEGINVNVTLLFSREAYAQVAEAYVQGLEERVRTGGDIRRLASVASFFVSRIDTRIDKAIADRLAAGDAEAGALKALQGKVAIANAKLAYRDYQQLIASPRWKALAERGAHPQRLLWASTGTKNPAYPATLYVDTLIGPDTVNTMPSATMDAFRHGGAVSASLTQDVAGAQHVLDETRRLGLRLDQVTAELVDDGARQFSDAFDALLGSVAGKRNAFLGDRLNGVAYHLPEALEDAAGKALERARAEGWSRRLWQGDASMWTGGPEGKWVGWLAAGQGRQADPAAIAELARAVQADGYTHAVLLGMGGSSLGPEVLAQTLGTAGKGLKLHALDSTNPDEIGAVEQSVDLARTLFIVASKSGSTLEPEILNAYFHAATVKAVGEDQAGRHFVAVTDPGSKLEAAAKEAGYRAIFHGDPQIGGRYSVLSVFGLVPLGVLGHDVAAFMRETQPMVRACGPSAPPAANPGVRLGAILGAAAVSGRDKLTVFASPALASVGSWLEQLVAESTGKHGKGIVPVDLEPIGKPGDYGQDRVFVYLYREGDDRRLDAPVQALADAGHPVVRITLPRAGAIGQEFFRWEVATAVAGAVIGIDPFDQPDVEASKVKTRALTDAYEKTGKLAPETALLTDGDLTLYGDAALRADGTLEGALGAHLARLRAGDYAAVLAYIARNPAHERALTALRTLIRDQRRVATVGGFGPRFLHSTGQAYKGGPNSGVFLQITADPAHDLPIPGRKISFGTVQAAQAIGDLQVLAERGRRYLRVHIAGGRVEAGLARLLEAATRALQAR; encoded by the coding sequence ATGAGCAACGACAGCAACAACAAACTGCGCCAACTGGCCCAGGCCGGCCAGGCCATCTGGCTCGATTTCCTCAGCCGGGACTTCATCGCGAACGGCGGCCTGGCCAAGCTGGTGGCCGAGGACAGCCTGACCGGCGTCACCTCCAATCCGTCCATTTTCGAGAAGGCCATCGGCCACGGCAGCGCCTACGACGGCGCCATGAACGAATTCCTGGCCCAGGCCGACGCCGACGCCGGCGCGGTCTACGAGCACCTGGCGGTGCAGGACATCCAGGCCGCCGCCGACGTCCTGCGCCCGGTCTACGACAGGCTCGACGGCAAGGACGGCTACGTCAGCCTCGAAGTCTCGCCCTATCTGGCCTACGACACGGAAGGCACGCTGGCCGAGGCGCGCCGCCTGTGGCGGGCGGTCGACCGCCCCAACCTGATGATCAAGGTGCCCGGCACGGCGCAGGGCGTGCCCGCCATCCGCCAGTTGATCGCCGAGGGCATCAACGTCAACGTCACCCTGCTGTTCTCGCGCGAGGCCTATGCGCAGGTGGCCGAGGCCTATGTCCAGGGGCTGGAGGAGCGGGTCCGGACGGGCGGCGATATCCGCCGCCTGGCCAGCGTCGCCAGCTTCTTCGTCAGCCGCATCGACACGCGCATCGACAAGGCCATCGCCGACCGCCTGGCCGCCGGCGACGCCGAGGCCGGCGCGCTGAAGGCGCTGCAGGGCAAGGTGGCCATCGCCAACGCCAAGCTGGCGTACCGGGACTACCAGCAACTGATCGCCAGCCCGCGCTGGAAGGCGCTGGCCGAGCGCGGCGCGCACCCGCAGCGCCTGCTGTGGGCGTCCACCGGCACCAAGAACCCGGCCTACCCGGCCACGCTGTACGTGGACACGCTGATCGGCCCGGACACCGTCAACACCATGCCCTCGGCCACCATGGACGCCTTCCGCCATGGCGGCGCCGTGAGCGCCTCGCTGACGCAGGACGTGGCCGGCGCGCAGCACGTGCTGGACGAAACCCGGCGCCTGGGCCTGCGCCTGGACCAGGTCACCGCCGAACTGGTGGACGACGGCGCGCGCCAGTTCTCCGACGCCTTCGACGCCCTGCTGGGTTCGGTGGCGGGCAAGCGCAACGCCTTCCTGGGCGATCGCCTGAACGGCGTGGCCTATCACCTGCCCGAGGCGCTGGAAGACGCCGCCGGCAAGGCCCTGGAGCGCGCGCGCGCCGAAGGCTGGTCGCGCCGCCTGTGGCAGGGCGACGCCAGCATGTGGACCGGCGGCCCCGAAGGCAAATGGGTGGGCTGGCTGGCCGCCGGCCAGGGCCGCCAGGCCGACCCGGCCGCCATCGCCGAGCTGGCGCGGGCGGTGCAGGCCGACGGCTATACCCATGCCGTGCTGTTGGGCATGGGCGGCTCCAGCCTGGGACCGGAAGTGCTGGCGCAGACGCTGGGGACCGCGGGCAAGGGCCTGAAGCTGCATGCGCTGGACTCCACCAACCCCGATGAAATCGGCGCGGTCGAGCAGTCCGTCGACCTCGCCCGCACGCTGTTCATCGTCGCCAGCAAATCCGGTTCGACCCTGGAGCCGGAAATCCTCAACGCCTATTTCCACGCCGCCACCGTGAAGGCGGTGGGCGAGGACCAGGCCGGCCGCCATTTCGTCGCCGTCACCGATCCCGGCTCCAAGCTGGAAGCGGCCGCCAAGGAGGCCGGCTATCGCGCCATCTTCCATGGCGATCCGCAGATCGGCGGGCGCTATTCGGTGCTTTCCGTGTTCGGCCTGGTGCCCCTGGGCGTGCTGGGACACGACGTCGCGGCCTTCATGCGGGAAACCCAGCCCATGGTGCGCGCCTGCGGCCCCTCGGCGCCGCCGGCCGCCAACCCCGGCGTGCGGCTGGGCGCCATCCTGGGCGCGGCCGCCGTGTCCGGCCGCGACAAGCTGACGGTGTTCGCCTCGCCCGCGCTGGCCAGCGTGGGTTCCTGGCTGGAACAACTGGTGGCGGAATCGACCGGCAAGCATGGCAAGGGCATCGTGCCGGTGGATCTCGAACCCATCGGCAAGCCCGGCGACTACGGCCAGGACCGCGTCTTCGTGTACCTCTACCGCGAAGGCGACGACCGCCGACTGGACGCGCCGGTGCAGGCCCTGGCCGATGCCGGCCACCCGGTGGTGCGCATCACGCTGCCGCGCGCCGGCGCCATCGGCCAGGAATTCTTCCGCTGGGAAGTGGCCACCGCCGTGGCCGGCGCGGTGATCGGCATCGATCCCTTCGACCAGCCCGACGTCGAGGCCAGCAAGGTCAAGACGCGCGCCCTGACCGACGCCTATGAGAAGACCGGCAAGCTGGCGCCGGAAACCGCCCTGCTGACCGACGGCGACCTGACGCTGTACGGCGACGCCGCGCTGCGCGCCGACGGCACGCTGGAAGGCGCCCTGGGCGCGCACCTGGCGCGCCTGCGCGCCGGCGACTACGCCGCGGTGCTGGCCTACATCGCCCGCAACCCGGCGCACGAGCGGGCCTTGACCGCGCTGCGCACGCTGATCCGCGACCAGCGCCGCGTCGCCACGGTGGGCGGCTTCGGCCCGCGCTTCCTGCATTCGACCGGGCAGGCCTACAAGGGCGGCCCGAACAGCGGCGTCTTCCTGCAGATCACCGCCGATCCCGCCCACGACCTGCCCATCCCGGGCCGCAAGATCAGCTTCGGCACCGTGCAGGCGGCGCAGGCCATCGGCGACCTCCAGGTGCTGGCCGAACGCGGCCGCCGCTACCTGCGCGTGCACATCGCGGGCGGCCGCGTCGAGGCCGGCCTGGCGCGATTGCTGGAGGCCGCCACCCGCGCCTTGCAGGCACGATGA
- the tkt gene encoding transketolase — protein sequence MNTSPSSASDPLDQLAIDTLRTLAMDAVQKANSGHPGTPMALAPVGYTLWSRYLRYDPAHPDWPNRDRFVLSAGHASMLLYGLLHLAGVVELDRDDKPTGQPAVSLDDIKQFRQLDSKTPGHPEYGLTTGVETTTGPLGQGCANSVGMALAQRHLASRYNQGGHTLFDYNVYVICGDGDMMEGVSGEAASLAGHQKLGNLCWIYDNNTISIEGHTELAFTENVAARFAAYGWNTVHVADANDTEAFARAIEHFQATDDRPTLIVVDSVIGYGAPNKHNTAAAHGEALGEEEVRLAKRAYGWPEDAKFRVPDEVRHRLRDAMDRRVDGAWGQWQGKLKALEPALAAELRVLLEGALPADWDKDIPVFPTDPKGKATRDSGGQVLNACAKRIPWLMGGAADLAPSTKTLLTFEGAGSLQAATPGGRNMHFGVREHAMGAIANGMALCGLRPYTATFLIFSDYMKPPMRLAALMELPVVFVFTHDSIGLGEDGPTHQPIEQMTQLRGIPSMHVLRPCDANETAEAWRIALRQRHRPTCLVLSRQPLPTLDREKYAPASGAARGAYVLADCAPRSPDVILMASGSEVALCLQAYEQLSGEGIAARVVSMPSWDLFEEQDAAYRDSVLPPSVAGRVAVEQAGPLGWDRYVGATGDKIVMHTFGASAPFAKLQAKFGFTMENVVRAAREQAKKHGSIQ from the coding sequence ATGAACACCTCCCCCTCCTCCGCTTCCGATCCGCTGGACCAACTGGCGATCGACACCTTGCGCACGCTGGCGATGGACGCCGTGCAAAAGGCCAATTCCGGCCACCCCGGCACGCCCATGGCCCTGGCGCCGGTGGGCTACACGCTGTGGAGCCGCTACCTGCGCTACGACCCGGCGCATCCCGACTGGCCCAACCGCGACCGCTTCGTGCTGTCCGCCGGCCATGCCTCCATGCTGCTGTACGGGCTGCTGCACCTGGCCGGCGTGGTCGAGCTGGACCGCGACGACAAGCCGACCGGCCAGCCGGCCGTCAGCCTGGACGACATCAAGCAGTTCCGCCAGCTCGACTCCAAGACGCCCGGCCACCCGGAATACGGCCTGACCACCGGCGTCGAGACCACCACCGGTCCGCTGGGCCAGGGCTGCGCCAACAGCGTCGGCATGGCGCTGGCCCAGCGCCACCTCGCCAGCCGCTACAACCAGGGCGGCCACACGCTGTTCGACTACAACGTCTACGTCATCTGCGGCGACGGCGACATGATGGAAGGCGTCTCCGGCGAGGCCGCGTCGCTGGCCGGACACCAGAAGCTGGGCAATCTCTGCTGGATCTACGACAACAACACCATCAGCATCGAAGGCCACACCGAGCTCGCCTTCACGGAAAACGTCGCCGCGCGCTTCGCCGCCTACGGCTGGAATACCGTGCACGTCGCCGACGCCAACGACACCGAGGCCTTCGCGCGCGCCATCGAGCACTTCCAGGCCACCGACGACCGTCCCACCCTGATCGTGGTCGACAGCGTCATCGGCTACGGCGCGCCCAACAAGCACAACACCGCGGCCGCGCACGGCGAGGCCCTGGGCGAGGAGGAAGTGCGCCTGGCCAAGCGGGCCTACGGCTGGCCCGAGGACGCCAAGTTCCGGGTGCCGGACGAGGTGCGGCACCGCCTGCGCGACGCCATGGACCGGCGCGTGGACGGCGCCTGGGGGCAATGGCAGGGCAAGCTGAAGGCGCTGGAGCCGGCGCTGGCCGCCGAACTGCGCGTCCTGCTGGAAGGCGCGCTGCCCGCGGACTGGGACAAGGACATTCCCGTCTTCCCCACCGACCCCAAGGGCAAGGCCACCCGCGACAGCGGCGGCCAGGTGCTCAACGCCTGCGCCAAACGCATCCCGTGGCTCATGGGCGGCGCCGCCGACCTGGCCCCTTCCACCAAGACCCTGCTGACCTTCGAGGGCGCGGGCAGCCTGCAGGCCGCCACGCCGGGCGGCCGCAATATGCACTTCGGGGTGCGCGAGCACGCCATGGGCGCCATCGCCAACGGCATGGCGCTGTGCGGCCTGCGCCCCTACACCGCCACCTTCCTGATCTTCAGCGACTACATGAAGCCGCCGATGCGGCTGGCGGCGCTGATGGAGCTGCCGGTGGTCTTCGTCTTCACCCATGACTCCATCGGCCTGGGCGAGGACGGCCCCACCCACCAGCCCATCGAGCAGATGACGCAGTTGCGGGGGATACCCAGCATGCACGTGCTGCGCCCCTGCGACGCCAACGAAACGGCCGAGGCATGGCGGATCGCCTTGCGGCAGCGGCACCGCCCCACCTGCCTGGTGCTGTCGCGCCAGCCGCTGCCCACGCTGGACCGCGAGAAATACGCCCCGGCCAGCGGCGCGGCGCGCGGCGCCTACGTGCTGGCCGATTGCGCGCCGCGCTCGCCCGACGTCATCCTGATGGCCAGCGGCAGCGAAGTGGCGCTGTGCCTGCAAGCCTATGAACAACTGAGCGGCGAAGGCATCGCCGCGCGGGTGGTCTCCATGCCCAGTTGGGACCTGTTCGAGGAGCAGGACGCCGCCTACCGCGACAGCGTGCTGCCGCCCTCGGTCGCCGGCCGCGTCGCCGTGGAACAGGCCGGACCGCTGGGCTGGGACCGCTACGTGGGCGCGACTGGCGATAAGATCGTGATGCACACCTTCGGCGCCTCGGCGCCATTCGCGAAGTTGCAAGCCAAATTCGGCTTCACGATGGAAAATGTGGTTCGCGCGGCGCGCGAACAGGCCAAGAAGCACGGGAGCATTCAATGA
- a CDS encoding ROK family protein: MKPGILAIDIGGTGLKATVIDDRGHMRADRVRIPTPHPCPPALLLEKLRAMVAPLPEYDRIAIGFPGVVRNGRVYTAAHLDSPEWTGYDLAGAVSKMLGGKPVKLLNDADLQGLALISGHGLELVMTLGTGIGTGLYRDGELMPHMEIAHHPIHKNKTYDEYLGDAERKKIGRKRWNRRLARALELMDILLRPDRIHLGGGNSARVDLKLDKHVSIGSNDAGLEGGAFAWNTKRRSAAGNPVPASEAGKPAESKAAAGKPAPGKPASRTAASRKAASKAPLKEPLPKKEPLPKKPVSKKSPPRKSSGK, translated from the coding sequence ATGAAGCCCGGCATTCTCGCGATCGACATCGGTGGAACCGGCCTGAAGGCCACTGTCATCGACGATCGCGGCCACATGCGAGCGGACCGCGTGCGCATTCCCACGCCGCATCCCTGCCCGCCGGCGCTGCTGCTGGAAAAGCTGCGCGCAATGGTGGCGCCCCTGCCCGAATACGACCGCATCGCCATCGGCTTCCCCGGCGTCGTCCGCAATGGCCGCGTCTACACCGCGGCCCACCTGGACAGCCCCGAATGGACGGGCTACGACCTCGCCGGCGCGGTATCCAAAATGCTGGGCGGCAAGCCCGTCAAGCTGCTCAACGACGCCGACCTGCAAGGCCTGGCGCTGATCTCCGGCCACGGCCTGGAGCTGGTGATGACGCTGGGCACGGGCATCGGCACCGGCCTGTACCGCGACGGCGAACTGATGCCGCACATGGAAATCGCCCATCATCCCATCCATAAGAACAAGACTTACGACGAATACCTGGGCGACGCCGAACGCAAGAAAATCGGCCGCAAGCGCTGGAACCGGCGGCTGGCGCGCGCGCTGGAACTGATGGACATCCTGCTGCGCCCGGACCGCATCCACCTGGGCGGCGGCAATTCCGCGCGCGTGGACCTGAAGCTGGACAAGCACGTGTCGATCGGCTCGAACGACGCCGGCCTGGAAGGCGGCGCCTTCGCCTGGAACACGAAACGGCGCAGCGCCGCGGGGAATCCCGTGCCCGCGAGCGAGGCCGGCAAGCCCGCGGAGAGCAAGGCCGCGGCCGGGAAACCGGCGCCGGGGAAACCGGCATCGCGGACGGCGGCATCGAGGAAGGCGGCATCGAAGGCGCCCTTGAAGGAACCCTTGCCGAAAAAGGAACCCTTGCCGAAAAAACCGGTCTCGAAGAAATCACCCCCCCGAAAATCCTCCGGGAAATAA
- a CDS encoding 2-keto-4-pentenoate hydratase encodes MSQPFDPRAAASLLVKADREGRQLTELPADVRPNTLMEGYAVQAAYAEALGETPKGWKLGVGSVAAMAAGNLERPLVGRLFAERFHPPGSTVRLPCAAPVTVEFEIAFVLGRDIAPGTAPADAMGAVASTHVAFELVQSRFVDRRAVGWPSFVGDNVGFGAHILGERIDPAHIDRVVKTVEEQADGRAVGRGLSGDDAIDPVQALRFLFERASYHGITLKRGDVVTTGAVAKPFDVGPGSVDVAALYLGGKLAVRVTTPQG; translated from the coding sequence ATGTCACAACCATTCGATCCGCGCGCCGCGGCCAGCCTGCTGGTGAAAGCCGACCGCGAAGGCCGCCAACTGACAGAATTGCCCGCCGACGTGCGCCCCAACACGCTGATGGAAGGCTATGCGGTGCAGGCCGCCTACGCCGAGGCGCTGGGCGAGACGCCCAAGGGCTGGAAGCTGGGCGTGGGCAGCGTGGCCGCCATGGCGGCCGGCAACCTGGAACGGCCCCTGGTGGGCCGGCTGTTCGCCGAGCGCTTCCATCCGCCCGGCTCGACCGTGCGGCTGCCTTGTGCCGCGCCCGTCACCGTGGAATTCGAGATCGCCTTCGTCCTGGGCCGCGATATCGCGCCGGGCACGGCGCCGGCCGACGCCATGGGCGCGGTGGCCTCGACCCACGTGGCCTTCGAACTGGTGCAGTCGCGTTTCGTCGACCGCCGGGCGGTGGGCTGGCCCAGCTTCGTCGGCGACAACGTCGGCTTCGGCGCCCATATCCTGGGCGAGCGCATCGATCCGGCGCACATCGACCGCGTGGTGAAGACCGTGGAAGAACAGGCCGACGGCCGCGCCGTCGGCCGCGGCCTCAGCGGCGACGACGCGATCGATCCGGTGCAGGCGCTGCGCTTCCTGTTCGAGCGCGCCAGCTACCACGGCATCACGCTCAAGCGCGGCGACGTGGTGACCACGGGCGCCGTGGCCAAGCCCTTCGACGTGGGCCCGGGCAGCGTCGACGTCGCCGCCCTTTACCTGGGCGGCAAGCTGGCCGTGCGCGTGACGACGCCGCAAGGCTGA
- a CDS encoding sulfite exporter TauE/SafE family protein, which translates to MNTFPIMIAGAACAGFLQGLTGFGFSLVSLSFWAWVLDPLLAATLAVFGGWLGQVLAAFTVRRRANWHNVLPFVLGGLAGLPLGLRVLPHLDPVLFKAFLGVLLAVWCPIMLVAPRLPRLAAGGRGADGCIGIVGGAMGAIGGFSGVIPTLWCTLRGFDRDTQRGVIQNFNLTMLTVTMVTYCATGVVTRDMLPDFAAVAPIVLIASLVGGRVYVGISDAVFRRMVLGTLTASGIAMLAASLPKLL; encoded by the coding sequence ATGAACACCTTCCCCATCATGATCGCCGGCGCGGCCTGCGCCGGGTTTCTGCAAGGCCTGACCGGCTTCGGCTTCAGCCTGGTCTCCCTGTCCTTCTGGGCCTGGGTGCTGGATCCGCTCCTGGCGGCGACGCTGGCGGTATTCGGCGGCTGGCTCGGGCAGGTGCTGGCGGCGTTCACCGTGCGGCGGCGGGCGAACTGGCACAACGTCCTGCCCTTCGTGCTGGGCGGGCTGGCGGGGCTGCCGCTGGGCCTGCGCGTCCTGCCGCACCTGGATCCCGTGCTGTTCAAGGCTTTCCTGGGCGTCCTGCTGGCGGTATGGTGTCCCATCATGCTGGTCGCGCCGCGCCTGCCGCGGCTGGCGGCGGGCGGCCGCGGCGCCGACGGCTGCATCGGCATCGTCGGCGGCGCCATGGGCGCCATCGGCGGCTTTTCCGGCGTCATTCCCACCCTGTGGTGCACGCTGCGAGGCTTCGACCGGGATACGCAGCGCGGCGTCATCCAGAACTTCAACCTGACCATGCTGACGGTCACCATGGTCACCTACTGCGCCACCGGCGTGGTGACGCGCGACATGCTGCCCGACTTCGCCGCGGTCGCGCCCATCGTGCTCATCGCGTCCCTGGTGGGCGGACGGGTCTACGTGGGCATCAGCGACGCGGTGTTCCGGCGCATGGTGCTGGGCACCCTGACCGCCTCGGGCATCGCCATGCTGGCCGCCTCCCTGCCCAAACTGCTTTGA
- a CDS encoding PepSY-associated TM helix domain-containing protein, whose product MKDSSAALPAANPALRKSAANAHGRRGVFLKWLRKTHSWIGLWGALLGFLFGLTGFFQDHRAVMKIDVGAQQVSTLHLDLPSPPPADPAQLNAWLQQALKLPRPAERVQREQAHPVAWGDRSAIQPERWQLNFRTPNYMAQAEYWVGASQVSVRRVDAGIMGVLENLHRANGVGAAWVLIADTIAGGMMLLSLTGVLLWVGLNKRRAVGAAIFGVSIVATLIVVNATLS is encoded by the coding sequence ATGAAAGACTCCTCCGCCGCGCTTCCGGCCGCCAATCCCGCGCTGCGCAAGTCCGCCGCCAATGCCCACGGCCGCCGGGGCGTCTTCCTCAAGTGGCTGCGCAAGACGCATAGCTGGATCGGCCTGTGGGGCGCGCTGCTGGGTTTCCTGTTCGGCCTGACCGGCTTCTTCCAGGACCATCGGGCCGTGATGAAGATCGACGTCGGCGCCCAGCAGGTTTCCACGCTGCACCTGGACCTGCCGTCGCCGCCGCCGGCGGACCCGGCGCAGTTGAATGCGTGGCTGCAACAGGCATTGAAGCTGCCGCGCCCGGCCGAGCGCGTGCAGCGCGAGCAGGCGCATCCGGTGGCGTGGGGCGACCGCAGCGCGATCCAGCCCGAACGCTGGCAGTTGAACTTCCGGACGCCCAACTACATGGCGCAGGCCGAATACTGGGTCGGCGCCAGCCAGGTCAGCGTGCGCCGCGTCGATGCCGGCATCATGGGCGTCCTGGAGAACCTGCACCGCGCCAACGGCGTCGGCGCGGCCTGGGTGCTGATCGCCGACACCATCGCCGGCGGCATGATGCTGCTGTCGCTGACCGGCGTGTTGCTGTGGGTGGGCCTGAACAAGCGCCGCGCGGTCGGCGCCGCCATCTTCGGCGTGTCCATCGTGGCGACCCTGATCGTGGTGAACGCGACGCTAAGCTGA
- a CDS encoding methyltransferase encodes MTASPPAEPATLHWIEQGQERQAAWRSESGSPPPRRVVVADDTMTADAAYRQVNEGTALLWRGDFQNARQLMQALTRRLDKKSKPKGKPADPLDAFPHAFHLHRQARAQRARLLGMILLPFEAGHVLPLRRAPDVREACEQAHGPATQPYVASLRELLGLIGAWQWREQGLPVAALGGARIHPWYGVYSPVRGEYLDLVAQAPLPADHGLAFDVGTGTGVIAAVLARRGVARVVATDQDARALACARENLARLGCAERVHVEQADLFPAGRAPLVVCNPPWVPAKPGAPIEYAVYDPDSRMLRGFLDGLAAHLAPGGEGWLIVSDLAEHLRLRRRETLLEWIAAAGLEVAGRLDARPRHGKARDAGDALHAARSREVTSLWRLRAASA; translated from the coding sequence ATGACCGCCAGTCCCCCGGCCGAGCCCGCCACCCTGCATTGGATCGAGCAGGGGCAGGAACGACAAGCCGCCTGGCGCTCCGAAAGCGGCAGCCCGCCGCCGCGCCGGGTGGTCGTGGCCGACGACACGATGACCGCCGACGCCGCGTACCGGCAGGTCAACGAAGGGACCGCGCTGTTGTGGCGCGGCGATTTCCAGAATGCGCGGCAACTGATGCAGGCGCTGACGCGGCGCCTGGATAAAAAGAGCAAGCCCAAGGGCAAGCCGGCCGACCCGCTGGACGCTTTCCCCCATGCCTTCCACCTGCACCGCCAGGCGCGGGCCCAGCGGGCGCGCCTGCTGGGCATGATCCTGCTGCCCTTCGAGGCCGGCCACGTGCTGCCGCTGCGGCGGGCGCCGGACGTGCGGGAGGCCTGCGAGCAGGCGCACGGGCCGGCCACGCAACCCTACGTCGCCTCGCTGCGCGAACTGCTGGGCCTGATCGGCGCCTGGCAGTGGCGCGAACAGGGCCTCCCCGTGGCCGCGCTGGGCGGCGCGCGCATCCATCCCTGGTACGGCGTGTATTCGCCGGTGCGCGGCGAATACCTGGACCTGGTGGCGCAGGCGCCCTTGCCCGCCGACCATGGCCTGGCCTTCGACGTCGGCACCGGCACCGGCGTGATCGCCGCCGTGCTGGCGCGCCGTGGCGTGGCGCGCGTGGTGGCGACGGACCAGGACGCGCGCGCCCTGGCCTGCGCCCGCGAGAACCTGGCGCGCCTGGGCTGCGCGGAGCGGGTGCACGTCGAACAGGCGGACCTGTTTCCCGCCGGCCGCGCGCCCCTGGTGGTCTGCAATCCGCCCTGGGTGCCGGCCAAGCCCGGCGCGCCCATCGAATATGCGGTCTACGATCCGGACAGCCGCATGCTGCGCGGCTTCCTGGACGGCCTGGCGGCACACCTGGCGCCGGGCGGCGAGGGATGGCTGATCGTGTCGGACCTGGCCGAGCACCTGCGCCTGCGCCGCCGAGAAACGCTGCTGGAATGGATTGCCGCCGCCGGCCTGGAAGTCGCCGGCCGGCTGGACGCGCGGCCGCGCCACGGCAAGGCGCGAGACGCCGGGGATGCGCTGCATGCCGCGCGCTCGCGCGAGGTGACGTCCTTGTGGCGCCTGCGCGCCGCGTCAGCTTAG